In Amycolatopsis sp. FBCC-B4732, the genomic stretch CTGGTCGTTCTGGTCGTAGTAGCCCACGGGCGCCTGGCCGAAGATCGCGTTGAGCACGGTCGGGCCGCCGTCCATGAACTTGACGCCGTTCGGCGCCTTGGCCTGGAAGCGCTTGCCGGTCTCGAAGAACGCCTGCCAGGTCGGCCAGAGCGCGGAGACGGCGTCGCGGTCGGCGGGCAGCTGGGCCTTCTCGAACAGGTCACGCCGGTAGCAGATGGCCAGGCCGCCGACGTCGGTGCCGTAGCCGATCTGCTGGCCGCCCTTGCCCAGCGACGCCGACCACTTCCAGCCCAGCCAGCGGTCCTTGAGCTTGTCCCCGCCGACGGTGTTGAGGTCGAGAAACTTGTCCGGGTTCGCCTTGAACTGGGCGACGTAGCCGGTGTCGATCGCTTCGATGTCCGCGGCGCCGCCCCCGGTGGCCAGGTGCGCGGCGAGGTTCTTGTGGTGGTCGGAGTAGGCCGCGGTCCGCTCGGTGATCTCGATGTCCGGGTGGGCCGCCTGGTACTCCTTGATCAGGTCGGTGTAGCCGAAGTTGCCGAACAGGCCGAGGCTCAGCTTGACCTTCCCGCCACCGCCGGCGTCGCTGCTCCCGCAGGCGCTCACGGCGGTGACCGCGGCCAGCGCGGCGCACGCCACCGCGATCAGGCGGATCCGGCGGTTTCTCGTTTTCGGGCGCATGAGATCTCCGTTGTTCTGCGGGCCGGTCGGAAAACGCGGGACCCATGAGAGCGCTCCCAGGCGCCATTCGTCAAGTAACAAAAACATAACACGCGTCCGCGTTTACGCAGCCTGAGATCATGTGCTACAGATGTAACCGGTTACAGCACAGGAGGTCGCCATGGTCACCGCTCGCGAGATCGCGCAGCTCTGCGGGGTTTCCGTCGCGACCGTGTCGCGGGTGTTCAACCGCCCCGCGACGGTCAGCGAGGCGACCCGCAGCCACGTCGAGCGCGTCGCCCGGGAGCTCGACTTCTCGCCGAACGAGTCGGCGCGGGCGCTGTCGCGGCAGCGCTCGGCGATGGTCGGGCTGGTCTGGGACACCGACCACCGGCGGCCCGGCTGGCGGCACCCGTTCCTGCAGGACCTGTTGCTGGGCCTCAAATCCGCGCTCAGCTCGCACGGCTACCACCTGCTGCTGCTCGCCACCAGCGACGACGCCCGCAACCGCCACCCCGGGGTGTCGCTGGCCGACCCGATCGCGTACGTCGGCATGACCCGGCGGCACCACCTGGCCGGGCTGGTGCTCATCGACAGCGGGACCGACGCCGAGGCGTTCGGCACGTTCGCCCAGTCCGGGCTGCCGTGCGTGGCGCTGGACGTAGCCCTCGCCGGCCCGCGCGCGACCTACGTGACCTCGGACAACGCCGCCGGCGCGGCCGAAGCCGTCCGGCACCTGGCCGCGCTCGGGCACCGCCGGATCGCCACGATCACCGGCCCGCGCGGCAACGCGCCCGCCGCCGCCCGCACCGAGGGCTACCGCCGCGGGCTGGCCGAAGCGGGGCTGCCGGTGCGCGAGGACTACGTGGTGACCGGGGACTTCTACCGCGAGAGCGGCTTCGTCGGCATGCGGCGGCTGCTCGCCCGCAAGGACCCGCCGACGGCGGTGTTCGCGGCCAGCGACGAGATGGCGGTCGGCGCCCTGCTGGCGGCCCGCACGGCCGGGCTGCGGGTGCCGGCCGACCTGGCGGTGGTCG encodes the following:
- a CDS encoding extracellular solute-binding protein encodes the protein MRPKTRNRRIRLIAVACAALAAVTAVSACGSSDAGGGGKVKLSLGLFGNFGYTDLIKEYQAAHPDIEITERTAAYSDHHKNLAAHLATGGGAADIEAIDTGYVAQFKANPDKFLDLNTVGGDKLKDRWLGWKWSASLGKGGQQIGYGTDVGGLAICYRRDLFEKAQLPADRDAVSALWPTWQAFFETGKRFQAKAPNGVKFMDGGPTVLNAIFGQAPVGYYDQNDQIVVDSNPALRTGWDQVVGAVKANLSAGLLYSTPTWNTGFTQGQFATVTCPAWMMTKIKDQAPDTAGKWDVATVPGGGGNWGGSYLTVPKQGKHTKEAAELAAWLTAPEQQAKVFTSQGLLPSTPSLYDDPKITGYTNPFFTNAPVGKLFTDAAKKLNPQYQGPKAGDVQTEFGNAMQRVEQGKQDGAAAWQQLVGDVKKIK
- a CDS encoding LacI family DNA-binding transcriptional regulator, producing the protein MVTAREIAQLCGVSVATVSRVFNRPATVSEATRSHVERVARELDFSPNESARALSRQRSAMVGLVWDTDHRRPGWRHPFLQDLLLGLKSALSSHGYHLLLLATSDDARNRHPGVSLADPIAYVGMTRRHHLAGLVLIDSGTDAEAFGTFAQSGLPCVALDVALAGPRATYVTSDNAAGAAEAVRHLAALGHRRIATITGPRGNAPAAARTEGYRRGLAEAGLPVREDYVVTGDFYRESGFVGMRRLLARKDPPTAVFAASDEMAVGALLAARTAGLRVPADLAVVGFDDIEVASLVDPALTTVAQDKPGFGTAAAGALLAMIETAAAPEPVRLPTKLVIRDSCGG